Proteins encoded within one genomic window of Candidatus Stygibacter australis:
- a CDS encoding polysaccharide biosynthesis tyrosine autokinase yields MQNNQPIQNNVNPNISSLFEESDLKITDYISILLRYKWIIIFSFLIVVAFTKYQVSQMPRIYQSSSKILLEDTSNARFILGLETSRINSSLNNNIEILKSRPVMRLALDILKEEEDFTTLPLSRSLDPVSRLKNGVQVSSRTNTDILTISYESTSPRECQAVADAAAQALMEQNTNYARLELRNTREFLSEQLEESERRLRISEEDLRIYKIENGISVLSSEIQNLIRRAASLEAMLSSTEIDLQVNEIHLQYLNTQLSRQDTLLMDINVVLTSPLLNQLRTEIVENQTRYVSLLTKQEYSEDHPELVSLKNKIDNGKVRLSREIENIISEESATQDPLAFRSSLITDISSTRMENNILNAKIESLKRAIITYNGKLSMLPDTEIQLARLERTNSINEETYSMLVSKYEDAKIAERSKIGNVRILEKAQLPSFPIKPDAKKKMMTSALIGLAIGIGLALLLNSLDPKIRTFEDVRRNVKLPIAGTIPHIYVHDNDLDIIESELAEATDAEKPELETLLHQIEGRLISNYAPKSSTSESFRILRTNIVSKKVTGKALSLIVTSSGPKEGKSTIISNLAITLGQLGDKVILVDLDLRRPMIHNLFNFEKENGISDFISEAPLEYKSYIKRGFTHNLDIITSGIIPPNPSELLASKNMNILLEELSKEYDYILIDSPPAIAVTDSMVLASKVDLMLLVVRVGRADKEVIRRAKEMLHNINVDIDAAVINGIKPHRYYSSYEYNYYYLYYYGRKGDGKSNKV; encoded by the coding sequence ATGCAAAATAACCAGCCAATTCAGAATAATGTGAACCCTAATATCAGCAGTCTTTTTGAAGAATCAGATCTGAAAATCACCGATTATATAAGTATATTACTGCGGTATAAATGGATAATAATCTTCAGTTTTCTGATTGTGGTCGCATTCACGAAATATCAGGTTTCACAAATGCCACGGATTTATCAATCCAGCTCAAAAATACTATTGGAAGATACTTCAAATGCCAGATTTATCTTAGGTTTAGAAACCAGTCGGATCAATTCTTCACTTAATAATAATATTGAAATATTGAAAAGTCGTCCTGTAATGAGATTAGCTTTGGACATTCTGAAAGAAGAAGAAGATTTTACTACTTTGCCACTCAGCAGATCTTTAGATCCTGTTTCAAGGTTAAAAAATGGGGTGCAGGTAAGTTCACGAACCAATACAGATATACTCACTATCAGTTATGAATCGACTTCACCACGAGAATGCCAGGCAGTGGCAGATGCTGCTGCGCAAGCTTTGATGGAGCAAAACACAAATTATGCCAGGCTGGAATTACGCAATACCAGGGAATTTCTGTCTGAGCAACTGGAAGAATCGGAACGAAGATTGCGAATTTCAGAAGAGGACTTACGAATTTACAAGATAGAAAATGGCATTTCTGTGCTTTCTTCAGAAATTCAGAATCTGATTCGCAGGGCAGCTTCATTGGAAGCAATGCTGAGTTCCACTGAGATTGATTTGCAGGTTAATGAAATTCATCTTCAATATTTGAATACTCAATTATCAAGACAAGACACTTTGCTGATGGATATAAATGTGGTTTTAACATCACCGCTTTTAAATCAATTACGTACTGAAATAGTTGAAAATCAGACCCGTTATGTTTCATTATTAACAAAACAGGAATATTCTGAGGATCATCCAGAATTAGTATCTCTGAAAAATAAGATTGATAACGGAAAGGTGCGTCTTTCACGAGAGATAGAGAATATTATATCAGAAGAATCAGCTACTCAGGATCCACTTGCCTTCAGGTCTTCTCTGATCACAGATATATCATCAACCAGGATGGAAAATAATATTTTAAATGCCAAGATCGAAAGCCTTAAACGAGCAATTATTACATATAACGGTAAACTGTCAATGCTGCCGGATACGGAAATCCAGTTGGCAAGGCTGGAACGGACAAATTCAATAAATGAAGAAACCTATTCAATGCTGGTTTCCAAATACGAAGATGCCAAAATTGCCGAGAGATCGAAAATTGGTAACGTGAGAATTCTGGAAAAAGCTCAGCTTCCCAGCTTTCCCATTAAACCCGATGCTAAGAAAAAAATGATGACCTCAGCATTGATAGGATTAGCTATTGGCATAGGACTGGCATTGCTCCTTAATTCGCTTGATCCTAAGATCAGAACATTTGAAGATGTGCGTAGGAATGTGAAATTACCAATTGCTGGGACAATTCCGCATATTTATGTTCATGATAATGATCTGGATATAATTGAATCAGAACTGGCTGAAGCCACGGACGCTGAAAAACCAGAGCTGGAAACCCTGCTGCATCAAATAGAAGGGAGACTGATCTCTAATTATGCCCCCAAATCTTCTACTTCAGAATCATTCAGAATATTGAGAACTAATATTGTGTCAAAAAAAGTTACCGGGAAAGCTCTTTCTTTAATTGTTACTAGTTCAGGACCCAAAGAGGGTAAATCTACTATTATTTCTAATCTGGCAATCACTTTGGGACAATTGGGTGATAAAGTTATCTTGGTTGATCTTGATTTACGCCGTCCCATGATCCACAATCTATTTAATTTTGAAAAAGAGAATGGAATAAGTGATTTTATCTCCGAGGCTCCGCTTGAATATAAATCTTATATAAAAAGAGGGTTTACTCATAATCTTGATATTATCACCAGTGGAATAATTCCACCTAATCCTTCTGAACTCCTGGCTTCTAAGAATATGAATATTTTATTAGAAGAATTAAGCAAAGAATATGACTATATTCTGATAGATTCACCACCGGCAATAGCAGTAACTGATTCAATGGTGCTTGCCTCAAAAGTAGATTTAATGCTGCTTGTTGTAAGAGTTGGAAGAGCAGATAAAGAAGTGATCAGACGAGCAAAGGAAATGCTGCATAATATCAATGTGGATATTGATGCAGCAGTGATCAATGGGATCAAACCTCACAGATATTACAGCAGCTATGAATACAATTATTACTATTTATACTATTACGGCAGAAAGGGTGATG
- a CDS encoding SLBB domain-containing protein, with translation MKKIVIIILLAGAVSLLAQESSMSTFNPGSVYQYPGSRDEQLMINTYIWGQVRSPGLYQIPDDTDLLTLLSSAGGPTDNAKLSKIKIIRPTAQGEKIIYVNMQKYMKTGDITLIPIMQPGDTVFVAGTAFYAVERVAGFLGTIITFISFYTLISQSN, from the coding sequence ATGAAAAAAATAGTGATTATAATATTGTTGGCAGGAGCTGTCAGTTTGCTGGCTCAGGAAAGCTCAATGAGTACCTTTAATCCCGGTTCGGTGTATCAATATCCGGGTTCAAGGGATGAGCAGCTGATGATAAATACCTATATCTGGGGACAGGTAAGGAGTCCGGGTTTATATCAGATACCTGATGATACAGATCTTTTGACATTGCTATCTTCTGCAGGGGGTCCCACAGATAATGCCAAGCTTTCCAAGATCAAAATTATCCGACCTACTGCACAGGGTGAAAAGATCATTTATGTGAATATGCAGAAATATATGAAAACCGGAGATATTACATTGATTCCAATCATGCAGCCGGGAGACACAGTATTTGTAGCGGGAACAGCTTTTTATGCAGTGGAACGGGTTGCAGGATTCCTGGGAACCATAATAACTTTCATAAGTTTTTATACATTGATCTCTCAATCAAATTAG